One genomic region from Bacillus sp. SLBN-46 encodes:
- a CDS encoding MFS transporter: protein MRDSKYWNIMLSSTLSSLGSSMYFIAVAWILYKMTSNATYTGLMVGMGFLPGVVLNLVFGVIVDKQNRKKLTVISLGVVTVAMIMLLLAMTGNILKPWMIILVHMIVQTFSSLFRTAQQAFITELYKKEDIPRIFSETGSAVSVGGLIGTSLCGAMLTIFPASIVMLFVCLTFAIGTVCMMLIKYVPRVNNSNSSFKAGLIDLKDSFVYVHKNRLMYSLLLIMFVGQLVVHTCAGMLSVYTSSYLHGTSTLYGILECATSIGAIIAGITATSILYKSKNYVTGLSFGITSIGLLLMMFTRNNIAAFIAILLIGLGTTWVRVLMQSVQQVYTEPGYYGRMAAMRQTINQGAVTIGAPLLGWIAEHHGVNNAYGSLLIPVLALMGFSLLFAPQQTFKSVIGSMIPQNQGDSPPLR from the coding sequence ATGAGAGACAGTAAATACTGGAATATAATGCTTTCTTCCACTTTATCTTCACTTGGCAGCTCTATGTATTTTATCGCCGTTGCCTGGATTTTATATAAGATGACGTCCAATGCGACCTATACAGGGTTGATGGTAGGTATGGGGTTCTTGCCTGGAGTGGTGCTCAATTTAGTCTTCGGAGTAATAGTAGACAAACAGAATCGAAAAAAATTGACGGTCATATCACTTGGTGTTGTCACCGTTGCCATGATCATGCTTCTATTAGCCATGACTGGAAATATCCTTAAACCATGGATGATTATCCTTGTACACATGATTGTTCAGACCTTTTCCTCTCTATTTAGAACAGCTCAACAAGCCTTCATCACTGAACTTTATAAGAAAGAGGACATCCCTCGTATCTTCAGTGAAACGGGTTCGGCTGTTTCTGTCGGTGGTTTAATTGGCACCTCATTATGCGGCGCTATGTTAACTATTTTTCCAGCCAGTATTGTGATGTTATTTGTTTGTCTTACCTTTGCCATTGGCACCGTGTGTATGATGCTAATTAAATATGTTCCTAGAGTAAATAATTCAAATAGTAGTTTTAAAGCAGGGTTGATTGACTTAAAGGACAGTTTTGTCTATGTTCATAAAAATCGGCTTATGTATTCCTTATTATTAATTATGTTTGTTGGTCAGCTTGTTGTTCATACTTGTGCAGGTATGTTATCCGTGTACACAAGCTCGTACTTACACGGCACAAGTACTCTATATGGAATTTTAGAGTGCGCGACTTCTATTGGAGCCATTATTGCCGGTATAACAGCAACCTCCATTTTATATAAAAGCAAAAATTATGTTACTGGTCTGTCTTTCGGGATCACTTCCATTGGTTTGTTATTGATGATGTTTACTCGAAATAATATCGCTGCTTTTATCGCAATCCTCTTGATTGGGTTGGGTACCACTTGGGTCAGAGTATTGATGCAATCCGTCCAACAGGTCTATACCGAACCTGGCTATTACGGGCGGATGGCCGCCATGAGACAAACCATTAATCAAGGGGCCGTAACCATCGGAGCTCCACTTCTAGGATGGATTGCTGAACATCATGGGGTGAACAATGCTTACGGTTCCCTATTAATTCCAGTGTTGGCCTTAATGGGATTCTCGCTACTTTTTGCCCCACAACAGACATTTAAGAGTGTCATAGGGTCGATGATTCCGCAAAATCAAGGGGACAGTCCCCCGCTGCGTTAA
- a CDS encoding catalase, with product MENKKMAQLQQSIIDNEQKAGLTTNQGLKMAEDEFSLKAGLRGPTLMEDFHFREKMTHFDHERIPERIVHARGTGAHGVFQLYESLQEYTKADFLTDTAKTTPVFVRISTVQGSRGSSDTVRDVRGFATKFYTDEGNFDLVGNNMPVFFIQDAIKFPDFVHAVKPEPHNEIPQGASAHDTFWDFIGQNPESAHMVMWVMSDRAIPRSLRMMEGFGVHTFRLVNAQGKAHFVKFHWKPVLGMHSLVWDEAQRIAGKNPDFHRQDLYEAIEKGDYPEWELGVQLISEEDEFKFDFDVLDPTKLWPEEVVPVKIVGKMTLNRNVDNFFAETEQVAFHPGHLVPGIDFSNDPLLQGRLFSYTDTQLSRLGGPNFHQIPINKPVCPFHNNQRDGMHQMAIHRGQTSYHPNGLNANQPEPVPIDQGGYEHYQEKVDGRKIRGRSESFLDFYSQAKLFYNSQTPYEQQHIKDALSFELGKCYSDLVKNNAVALLNHIDRNMAQEVAENIGAVLPKENLEVKSDKKSPALSMAHTIKKTDTKSVAILVTGAPNTDQLTEWIKVLAQHNLNYSIVANKVQPLNAVLRVTDTFDTVDSSLFDAAILMSSESKLPTPALEFIETTYKHFKPLAIAASKPNTLEYSRIQLDEAGVFDLTKIEIQPFIEGIAQARFWERKL from the coding sequence ATGGAAAATAAGAAGATGGCGCAATTACAGCAATCAATAATCGACAACGAGCAAAAGGCTGGTTTGACTACTAACCAAGGATTGAAAATGGCGGAAGATGAGTTTTCTTTAAAAGCTGGACTACGCGGTCCTACTCTTATGGAGGATTTTCACTTTCGCGAAAAAATGACCCACTTTGACCACGAACGGATTCCTGAACGTATTGTCCATGCACGCGGCACAGGGGCTCATGGGGTCTTCCAACTTTATGAATCTTTACAGGAATATACTAAAGCTGATTTTCTTACGGACACCGCGAAAACAACACCGGTATTTGTACGAATCTCGACCGTACAGGGTTCGAGAGGATCAAGCGATACCGTTCGTGATGTCCGCGGTTTTGCGACCAAATTTTATACGGATGAAGGAAACTTTGATTTAGTTGGAAACAATATGCCTGTATTCTTTATCCAGGATGCGATTAAATTCCCTGATTTTGTCCATGCGGTGAAACCTGAACCTCATAATGAAATTCCACAAGGAGCCAGCGCTCACGATACATTTTGGGATTTTATCGGTCAAAATCCTGAATCAGCCCATATGGTCATGTGGGTCATGAGTGACCGTGCGATTCCTCGAAGCCTGCGTATGATGGAGGGCTTTGGTGTACATACCTTCCGTCTTGTCAATGCACAAGGAAAAGCACATTTTGTAAAATTCCACTGGAAACCTGTCCTTGGTATGCATTCTCTTGTCTGGGATGAAGCACAAAGAATTGCCGGTAAAAACCCTGACTTCCATCGTCAAGATTTATATGAAGCCATTGAAAAAGGTGATTATCCGGAATGGGAACTGGGCGTCCAGTTAATTTCCGAAGAGGATGAATTCAAGTTTGATTTTGACGTTTTAGACCCAACCAAATTATGGCCTGAAGAAGTGGTTCCTGTAAAAATCGTTGGTAAAATGACTTTGAATCGCAATGTCGACAATTTCTTTGCTGAAACCGAACAAGTGGCTTTTCATCCTGGCCATTTGGTACCTGGAATTGATTTTTCAAATGACCCACTTTTACAAGGACGGTTATTTTCCTATACAGATACTCAACTTTCTCGCTTAGGCGGTCCTAACTTCCATCAGATTCCGATTAATAAACCGGTGTGTCCTTTCCATAACAACCAGCGTGATGGCATGCACCAAATGGCGATTCACCGCGGACAAACAAGCTATCATCCCAACGGTTTAAATGCCAATCAACCGGAGCCAGTGCCAATCGATCAAGGAGGCTATGAACATTATCAAGAAAAGGTGGATGGACGTAAAATCAGAGGACGGAGTGAAAGTTTCTTAGACTTTTACTCTCAAGCGAAATTATTCTATAACAGTCAGACTCCATATGAACAGCAGCATATTAAAGACGCACTTAGCTTTGAACTTGGCAAATGCTACTCCGATTTGGTAAAAAATAACGCGGTTGCACTTCTTAACCACATTGATCGAAACATGGCCCAAGAAGTGGCTGAGAATATAGGGGCGGTCTTGCCAAAAGAAAATCTTGAAGTCAAATCTGATAAAAAATCACCTGCACTAAGCATGGCCCATACGATTAAAAAAACTGATACCAAAAGTGTAGCTATTCTAGTAACTGGAGCCCCTAACACAGACCAATTAACTGAATGGATTAAAGTATTAGCACAGCATAACCTGAATTATAGTATCGTTGCTAACAAGGTCCAACCATTAAATGCTGTCCTGAGAGTAACGGATACCTTTGATACCGTCGACTCTAGTCTTTTCGATGCAGCCATCTTAATGAGTAGTGAATCCAAACTTCCCACACCTGCTTTAGAGTTCATTGAAACAACCTACAAACACTTTAAACCATTGGCGATTGCTGCCAGTAAACCTAATACATTAGAGTACAGCCGTATTCAATTAGATGAAGCAGGTGTCTTTGATTTAACAAAAATAGAAATCCAACCATTTATTGAAGGCATTGCCCAGGCTCGTTTCTGGGAACGGAAG